The genome window TCCACTACCGCCATCGGCTTGCCGGTTAGAACGTAGCGAAGAAACGCTGCGACGATGCCCGGAAACGCTGCGCACGCAAGAAGCGTCGTTGGAAACAGACCATGGATCCAGATCAAGAAAAATGGATTGACGACGGCGGCGACGCCGACGAATACCTCTGCGGGCAATGCGCGATTGTCTGGGAAAAGCTGCCGAAAGAGCCGCAGCGTCAAGAGCGACTGCATCAGCGCGATGACGTAAATCCAGAAGTGGTTCACTGCAAGCGCCGACAGTCCGAGATTGCGCAGCAGCCAGTCCACGAAAATGATCGGGACGAGCAGTGGGCGCTGAAAAGCGCTTTCCGCGCCTAAACCAGCCGCATAGTTCCAACTGGAGAGGAGGCGGTGCAGTGCGAGAGAGGGATCCAACTCCGGCGTCATCGCATCCGCGCCAGTGATCAGCGCATGAGCAGGTAGTGAAATGCTCACGACGACAAGAACGACTGCTCCCACAATAAGATATGAGAGTTTGTCTGCGAAGATTCGGCGGAAGCTATTCAATCTGGCTCCCGTTGGAGGTGGCTCGCTCTATTATGCGGCTCGGTAAATGGCCACGCAGTCCGCAGCCATACGCTCCCAAGAAAACGCATGTGCTCGGGCACGCCCCTTTGCGCGCAAGGCTTCTCGCTTCCCCGGATTCTCGATTAGATCAATGAGCGCATGAGTTATGCCTTCAGTATCGAGGGGGTCGACGAGCACTGCCGCATCACCGGCGACCTCGGGTAACGAGGTCGTCGCCGAGGTCACAACCGGCGCGCCGCAGGACATGGCTTCGAGAATCGGAAGGCCGAAGCCCTCATAAAGCGAGGGGTACAACATCACCTCTGCTGCGTTGTACAGCTCCACTAAGTCCTTTTCGCTTACAAACCCCAACAATCGCACACGGTCGCCAATCCCGAGCTGCTGACTGTAAGAGGCAAACCTGGCACGCGCGGAGTCATCCAAACCAAACAATATGAGTTGGTGCGTTGCGCCTGTACGACGTACGCATCGCGCGAACGCATCGATGACGCGTATCGTATTCTTGCGCGGATCAGCGGCGGCGGGCGCGACAAAATAACGATCGCTTCGGTAGCGCTGTTTCGCCGCGTCGCGTTCGGCGTCCGGCAATTCTCGGAAATGCTCTCCGGCCGCTAGCGCGACCGATCGAACTTTGGACGGCGACACGTCTACGTACTTGAGGATATCCCGGCGAGAAAACTCCGAGTCGGTGATGATCGCGCTCGCGCGCATGCTGGCAGCCGGCACGCAAAGCCGATAATACAAACGCTGTGCGCGGAGCGACGCCGAAAGCGCGCCGGTGCCGCCGGACTCCTTTGCGAGAAAAATAACGTCGTGGACGGTGAGCACGAGCCGAGTCCTACCCAGTGGCGTGATTGGCGCCGTATTTGCGGGGCAGTGGACGACGTCTATTCGATCGCGGCGAAGCTGCATGGGAAATGTCAACTGTTCCCACACCGGGTAGAATTTGGGCCAGATCAAGCGCGGCGTAAACGCGTCACATGCGGGAATCAGCTTGACCGCTTGCGGCGAATCCACGTAGATGAAGTACTCGTGCTCTTTGGGGAGGCGTGAAAGGCCGGTTAGCAGGCCTGCTATCGAGGTCCCGATCCCGCGTGGCACTCTCAGGAGACGGCCGTCGATGCCTATGCGCATGTTAGAGCGTCTCGTAGACCTCTCGAAGAGCCTTTACAACGTTTGGCCACGCCCTGCGCTCCCGCAGTTCGGACAGAAAGGCGCACGAGCGGCTCCGAAGACCATCCTCGTTGTCGAAAAATGCGTCGAGGGACTCGGCTAGAGCGCCGGGCTCGAGTTTAAAAAACGTCGGCGCGTGGGGGAATGAACGTTGGAATGCAGCGGAGAGCAACACCGGCAAGCCATAGCCGATCGCCAATGCCAATGGACCGCTCGACGACATCGCAATCGTGTAGGGCAAAACCAAGACGTCGGCAGCGGCGAAAAGGTTTGGGATTGCTGCGTCTGGGACGAAGCCCAAAAAGTGCACTCGGTCGCGCTCGACCGGCAGCCTTGTCAAGACGGTTTCTGGATCCAAACTACCGCGCAACCGTTCGGGAATGCTGCCTGCGATCACTAGGTGCAAAGCCGGACGGCGTTGCAACATCCTCTGCAACTCCGCGAGGAGATATTCTATACCTTTGTAAGCCGCCAGATAACCGAAAAAGAGCGCTACCTCTGCCTCTGCGGGTAATCCGAAACGACGCCTCGCTTCCCCACGTTCTGGGGCCTTCGAGACGGTTTCGACGCCCAAAGGGATGACCGTGACGGGCGTCTTCGTGTCGTATTCCTTCACGAGCAAATCGCGCAAAAATGTCTCGTGCACGTGAATTCGGTCGCTGCACCGGGCTACGGCGCGAATCAATGTCCGCCACACGATGCGCGTAACTGCAGCGTTTCCTGGCATCCGGTTCGCGCGCACGAATTCATCCGACACCTCCGAGAGCGGCATGATGCCGTGAATCGTGGTCACGATCTTGTAACCGCGAATGCGCAGATAGGCCAATGCGAAAGGCAACAAGATCGCATTCAAGAGGCCGCCGTATGCGAAAAGCTCGTGCTGAACGTGGACGATCGGGGCTCCCAGCTCCTGTATTCGTACGAGCGCCTGACCGATGGCACGAGACGATCCGCGAACGAATGACGGATAGACCGGGATCCCCCCATCGTTCCACATTTGCACACCGCCGTTGGTGGCGCGCGGGCCGACGATGCTAACAGAAACGGCCGCCGATGCTAGTTCATGCGCTAGGCGGCGGCTGTACCAGTTCAGCGCCGAGTCACCGCCGCCGGACATTTCCGGGCCACCTTCAAGGCAGTACGGCGTCAGCATCGTGACGGTCTTGCTCAGGTGGTCGGACCTTTCATGGACGTATTAGTCTGCACCACAAATTGCTGGCGAACACCCCACGCGCCGAGGGGATATGTTCGCGTAGCATTTGTCTCTTCAGCCAGGCCATGCCTGAATACGGCCGGTGGAGAACATGCTTGTGGAAATAGAAGAAGTTCGTGTCGAGCACTGTGAAAAGACCTCCAGTGAACTCAACATCCATGACACTGAGCGATTGCGCGCGCGCGATTTCCTCTAGACGATTGACCGAGTAGTGTCGATGCCCGAAGAACCAACTGGGGTCAAGCGGGTTCAACAGGTTTGCGACAGGCGTGCTGAGGATGATGCTCCCGTGCTTCTTAAGAACCCGAGCGGCCTCGGCGAGCAATAAGCCCTCGCTCCCGACGGGCACGTGCTCTATAATTTCGGTCAGCACCACGACATCGAACGAGCCGTCCGAAAAGGGCAAGGCCGAAACTGATTGAACCACCGCGAAGTTCGCTCCAGGGACCAATCGCCTTGCGGTTTCGACTGCCGGAGCGGCTGGCGCTATGTCGACGCCGGTATAGAAGCGGTGCAGGTCGGGCGGCAATTGCCGAGCCAGTTCGCCCTCCCAGCACCCCACGTCGAGTACTGCTCCGCCGCGCAAGTGCTGTTGAACCAATTGCGCTGCGCGGAGCAGTCGCAAAGGTGGATCCGGCGGCCTACCAGGAGACGGCGCAGTATACGTCATCTCGCCGCTCCGGCGCACGAGTTTCTGGAAGAGAGTGGGCGTCTTCATTGCGCTACTGGTCCCATCTGGATCCGCACGTGTCTATCGCCACAGGGCTGGCGACGATGGCCTACGCGACACGGGCGTTGCGGGACGATGTGTAGTATTTCGCTTGCCGAAAAAGCTCATGCGCCTCAGCGAGCATGCGCCACCCATCTTATTCGGTCAAACTTCAGCGCGCCTTCTCCGGGTAGGACGCCCGGAACCTTGCTTGGCCCTAAAGGCATCGCACTTCGTGGGTGGACGCAGCCAAAACGCCCTAGTCACGAGGTCTCCTTCAGGAATCGACAGTGTGATTCAAGAAGCAGAGCCTGTGAACGACGCCACCTTCGACGGCAGCGTCTCCGTCATAATGCCGGCGTACAACGAGGCGCGCAACATCGCCGGCAATCTGCGCGAAACGGTCGAGACGCTTTCCGCCATGGATTGCGACTTCGAGGTCATTCTCGTCGACGACGGCAGCTCGGACCTGACCTATCTCCAAGCCGCCAAGACCATCGCCGTGAGTCCCACGCGCCTGCGCGTGATCCGCTACGACCGCAACCTCGGCAAAGGCAACGCGCTGATGTGCGGCTTCAGCTATGCGCGCGGCGAGTACATCGTGTTCCTCGACGCGGATATGGATCTCCATCCGCGGCAGTTGCCGCGCTTTTTCCAAATCATGCAGGAACGGAGCGCCGACGCCGTCGTGGGCAGCAAGTTCCATCGCGAGTCGCGCGTCGAGTATCCGGCGGTGCGCCGCATGTACAGCACCGTGTACTACGGGCTCGTGCGGCTTCTCTTCGGTTTGCCGCTCAAAGATACGCAAACCGGCATCAAACTTTTCAAAGCTGAGCTCTTGCGCAGAGTCTTCGCGAAAGTGCTGGTCAAGCGTTTCGCGTTCGACATCGAGGTGCTCGCCAACGCGCACCGCTTGGGCTATCGGATCGTCGACGCACCGGTCACGCTCACGTTCAGCCGGAAATTCGGGCGCGTGAAGATGCACGACGTCATCGACGTCCTGAAAGACACGCTGGCCATCTTCTACCGCATGCACATCCTTCATTACTACGATCGCCAGCCCGTGGATCTCGATCCGCGCACATACGGGATGCCCGCGGTCGAGATCACGCAGACCGATCTCGTCGGCCCCTGAACGGACCTGAAGGTCCGTTGCTACGTCAATGAACGTTCTGATCCTCAGTTGGCGGCTGCCCACGCACCCGCGTGCGGGAGGAGCGGAGCATCTGACGCAGCGGATCGCTGAGGGTCTCGTTCGCAAAGGGCACTCAGTCACATGGGGTGGCGGGGGTCACGATGCGGGTGGAAGCAGCGTGACGTATCGCGGACTCGGATCTGAATTGCAGGCGATCGCTCGGGCAGCGGGCCTGTATCGCAGCCTCGCGCCGCGGCCGGACGTCGTGGTCGAGCAGGTCAACACGCTGCCGTTTTTCGCACGGCGATTCTCGCGGGTTCCGGTATTGACATGGTTCAATCAATTGGCGCGCTCGGTGTGGTGGCACGAGGCGCCGTTTCCGCTGAACGCCTTCGGGTACGCTGCCGAGCCGCTCTACCTCCTTTACTACCGCAACGCCGATGTCGTGACGATCTCGAAGAGTTCGGCCGAGGACCTGCGTCGCCACAAGGTCGGGAAACGCGTCAGCATCATCCCGGTCGCGGTGGACATCGTGCCCGAGAACGAACTCACATCGAAGACGGTCACGCCGCTGCGGCTCGCCTTCGTAGGCCGAATCGTTTCATCGAAACGGCCGGAAGATGCGATTGAAGCACTCGTCGTCATCCGGCGCACGACGCCCGCGACGCTGGACATACTTGGGCCTGGAGAACCTCGCTACTTCGAGCGCCTCCGCGCGCTCGTGCAGCGGCGCGGCCTGGACTCTAGCGTTATGCTGCGCGGTTTTGTCGACGAAGCGACCAAGCGCAGCGTTTTAAAGCACAGCCATTTGCTGCTCGTGCCGTCGGCGAAAGAGGGCTGGGGCCTTGTCGTGACCGAGGCGAATCGCGTGGGGACGCCGGCTGTGGCCTACGACGTCGACGGTCTCCGCGATGCCGTTATCGACGGCGAGACTGGTTGGCTTTGTCCTCCGAACCCCCAGGCTTTGGCAGCGGCTGTGCTCGCTGCGGTGGCGGACCCTTCTCGCTACGAACGCGTTCGCGAGCGCGCGATGGCATGGTCAAAGACGCTAACGTGGGACGCGACCGTGAGCGCTTTTGAAGGCTGTCTTATCGAAACGCTGGCCCGGCAACGCGCGGGCGCAACGCCGTCAGACAAAGCAGCACGAGACACAGCGTGATCCCTGCGACAGCAAGAGCCTGAAGCTGCCTGAATAAGACACTCGGTTTGAAATAGACGTCAATGTCGCGCAGCGCATGCGGGGGCACGATCCAACCATTGAAGATGCCGTCGACGGTGACGTGCCTCCACGCCAGATCCCTGCCGGCGGCGGCCACGTGCCAGCCCTCGGCGAAGCTGTTTCGCAATACGAATAAGCGCGTCCCCTGCGGCAGCCGTGCTGTGTAGCGATCCACGTCTCCAATCCAGTGCACGGGCATGATGCGCGGCGCTTTGCCGGCGACGGCCACGACGTCCCCGGTCCGGTTCGGCACTACTCGCAGCGAGATGTTCTTGAACTGAACCACTGACGGAACGAAATCTGCAGCGCCGATCAGTTCCAGCGCGACGGCATCATTGCCGGCTCCGACGTGCACGTCCGCCTGCACGGTCTGCCAGCTGTCGCCGGCGTGAAAGCCGCTTTCCCACAGGGTTTGGCCGTCGCTGCCGGCGAGGCGCACCACCGGTTCTTGCCCCTTGAGCGAGCGCGCTTCCAGTCTGACGCGCACGATCAGGCCCGACGCGCCGAAGATGGTTTGGCGCTCGCTGAGGTGCCCTTGGCGTGCGCGCAGTTCCAAAACGCCGCCTGGCTCGATGGAATAACTCTCGCGGCTTTGGGCTTGAGGAAGCGGCCGTCGCGTCTCCTGGTTGATGATCGGACCCCATAGCCCGTGCTCAAACGCCGGGTCGCGAAGCAGGCCGGGACCGTCGACGCCGGGTTCCAATCGGATCCGCCCTGCTGGTACCGGCGCGATGAGGTCAGACTGGATCAACGACCCCTCACCGATGAGCCGCATGCGCCTCACGCCGGCGTGGCGATACTCGTTGATCGTAGGATCGGCAGCCGTCTTGAACGCGTACCCCGCCAACGCCGGTCGTCCGCTTGCGGCGTTGATCACTCGCTGCCAGCGGTGCCATCGCTCGCCGAACAGCAAATCGTCGTCATCGATCGATGCTCCCGCGGCCGCGAAGGATATCGCCGGCTCGGCGCCCCGAACGTTCTTGTACTCCAGCTCTGCCAGCAGCTTGTCGTCGCGCGGCAACGATCCGCGCGACGCGATGCTGGCACAGCTTGAGCCGATACCGGTGACAAGGCGCAAGACCCCCTGCCCCAGAGGTGCCGCACTGGGCTGACTCATGCGCTCGGTCAGCGGCTGCCTGCAATCGGCGACGAGCGTCCACCCTTCGCCCTCGAGCACGTTTGGCTGGAGTTGGTAGACTTCGATCTTCAGGGGCGCATCCCGCGGCGCCGTGTAGACCCCGAGATCCATCCGCGCGTCGGTGGAGATCGGTTGTGCCGCGACATAGTAATCATCGCCGATGCGAATTGCGATTTCCGCGCGCGCCGGCGCGGTGAGCGCAATGACGACGTCGCGAGCCCAGACCAGGGGCGCGCCGCTGGTTTCGACGCGAGGACCTTCGAAGTGCAAGTTCAGCGTGCGCGGCGACACGAGCCGTGCCGAGACCGCAAAGGTTCGCGGCGTCAGCCAAGCCTTACCCAGCTTATCCAACGAGTATGCAGATCGGTGCTCCCCGGAACCGATGGAAAAACCGAGCGCACGCGGCGAGCCGGTCGTGTCGTCCGATGCGTCGAGCCATGCCGCCTCGCCGGGTAGGAGCGCGCCGGCGCGCACCAGATCGGGCGGGTCGGGGGAGAGCCATTGGCCGGCGCCGTCATAGGCCGAGATGAACGCCTCCGCGCCCTGCACGCGATACACATCGAGCTTGCCGAATGAGATCACCTTGCGGATGCCCGGCTGGTGTGCGAGGTACGAGGCGACATACGCTGCACCCAAGATGTGCCGGAACGGCATCGTCGTTTTGATGTCGTTGC of Candidatus Tumulicola sp. contains these proteins:
- a CDS encoding class I SAM-dependent methyltransferase; translation: MKTPTLFQKLVRRSGEMTYTAPSPGRPPDPPLRLLRAAQLVQQHLRGGAVLDVGCWEGELARQLPPDLHRFYTGVDIAPAAPAVETARRLVPGANFAVVQSVSALPFSDGSFDVVVLTEIIEHVPVGSEGLLLAEAARVLKKHGSIILSTPVANLLNPLDPSWFFGHRHYSVNRLEEIARAQSLSVMDVEFTGGLFTVLDTNFFYFHKHVLHRPYSGMAWLKRQMLREHIPSARGVFASNLWCRLIRP
- a CDS encoding alpha-(1->3)-arabinofuranosyltransferase family protein, with protein sequence MTFVDRLRAMAMPYGIVGVTLFLAAFGAFHRNGLIALGDLWPGYAIPGNQHLAYALSLWSISVSGLGSTSFNPEGILPAALCGLLAHIGFPPPLQQFTFYTALLIFEGIGTAYFVRGLFPERPVVALIAGLALPLSLYNATTFLNYIDAFAIGFFPLAAGWLVRRLRQPISPLRFAAECGLMSLGVMMIAGTPPIAAYFLAWAAGWIVAGWVVWRTFRQTAVGLALGVMFSLAINGWWAYQVIVTLGGGGAASQTFEGPIGWAWVDRRASLLNLLSMKAIWSLDYREYAPWFWMYERAPLRELVFAPLVFALASVLSPYRRRLAALFAVLAVSAFLAKGYHAPFGEANAFLYQHIPFFWLLRDPLVEAGITLYLALFTLAALGLVEVVSRIGGMLARAQIRARQTIERVAAFALLALLIASGVPFDVGATLSDEWLNGQARTVVDIPQYWYDAAAFLNRGAGSERVLIMPNDDFYAMPYDWGYYGADGPPRTLIHAAVVLLASDPYGYLAISPAARSMLGGILESIQSRPDAPMAPALRASGIGWILQRNDIKTTMPFRHILGAAYVASYLAHQPGIRKVISFGKLDVYRVQGAEAFISAYDGAGQWLSPDPPDLVRAGALLPGEAAWLDASDDTTGSPRALGFSIGSGEHRSAYSLDKLGKAWLTPRTFAVSARLVSPRTLNLHFEGPRVETSGAPLVWARDVVIALTAPARAEIAIRIGDDYYVAAQPISTDARMDLGVYTAPRDAPLKIEVYQLQPNVLEGEGWTLVADCRQPLTERMSQPSAAPLGQGVLRLVTGIGSSCASIASRGSLPRDDKLLAELEYKNVRGAEPAISFAAAGASIDDDDLLFGERWHRWQRVINAASGRPALAGYAFKTAADPTINEYRHAGVRRMRLIGEGSLIQSDLIAPVPAGRIRLEPGVDGPGLLRDPAFEHGLWGPIINQETRRPLPQAQSRESYSIEPGGVLELRARQGHLSERQTIFGASGLIVRVRLEARSLKGQEPVVRLAGSDGQTLWESGFHAGDSWQTVQADVHVGAGNDAVALELIGAADFVPSVVQFKNISLRVVPNRTGDVVAVAGKAPRIMPVHWIGDVDRYTARLPQGTRLFVLRNSFAEGWHVAAAGRDLAWRHVTVDGIFNGWIVPPHALRDIDVYFKPSVLFRQLQALAVAGITLCLVLLCLTALRPRVAGPAFR
- a CDS encoding glycosyltransferase family 1 protein → MRIGIDGRLLRVPRGIGTSIAGLLTGLSRLPKEHEYFIYVDSPQAVKLIPACDAFTPRLIWPKFYPVWEQLTFPMQLRRDRIDVVHCPANTAPITPLGRTRLVLTVHDVIFLAKESGGTGALSASLRAQRLYYRLCVPAASMRASAIITDSEFSRRDILKYVDVSPSKVRSVALAAGEHFRELPDAERDAAKQRYRSDRYFVAPAAADPRKNTIRVIDAFARCVRRTGATHQLILFGLDDSARARFASYSQQLGIGDRVRLLGFVSEKDLVELYNAAEVMLYPSLYEGFGLPILEAMSCGAPVVTSATTSLPEVAGDAAVLVDPLDTEGITHALIDLIENPGKREALRAKGRARAHAFSWERMAADCVAIYRAA
- a CDS encoding glycosyltransferase; the protein is MNDATFDGSVSVIMPAYNEARNIAGNLRETVETLSAMDCDFEVILVDDGSSDLTYLQAAKTIAVSPTRLRVIRYDRNLGKGNALMCGFSYARGEYIVFLDADMDLHPRQLPRFFQIMQERSADAVVGSKFHRESRVEYPAVRRMYSTVYYGLVRLLFGLPLKDTQTGIKLFKAELLRRVFAKVLVKRFAFDIEVLANAHRLGYRIVDAPVTLTFSRKFGRVKMHDVIDVLKDTLAIFYRMHILHYYDRQPVDLDPRTYGMPAVEITQTDLVGP
- a CDS encoding glycosyltransferase family 4 protein, translated to MNVLILSWRLPTHPRAGGAEHLTQRIAEGLVRKGHSVTWGGGGHDAGGSSVTYRGLGSELQAIARAAGLYRSLAPRPDVVVEQVNTLPFFARRFSRVPVLTWFNQLARSVWWHEAPFPLNAFGYAAEPLYLLYYRNADVVTISKSSAEDLRRHKVGKRVSIIPVAVDIVPENELTSKTVTPLRLAFVGRIVSSKRPEDAIEALVVIRRTTPATLDILGPGEPRYFERLRALVQRRGLDSSVMLRGFVDEATKRSVLKHSHLLLVPSAKEGWGLVVTEANRVGTPAVAYDVDGLRDAVIDGETGWLCPPNPQALAAAVLAAVADPSRYERVRERAMAWSKTLTWDATVSAFEGCLIETLARQRAGATPSDKAARDTA
- a CDS encoding glycosyltransferase, translating into MLTPYCLEGGPEMSGGGDSALNWYSRRLAHELASAAVSVSIVGPRATNGGVQMWNDGGIPVYPSFVRGSSRAIGQALVRIQELGAPIVHVQHELFAYGGLLNAILLPFALAYLRIRGYKIVTTIHGIMPLSEVSDEFVRANRMPGNAAVTRIVWRTLIRAVARCSDRIHVHETFLRDLLVKEYDTKTPVTVIPLGVETVSKAPERGEARRRFGLPAEAEVALFFGYLAAYKGIEYLLAELQRMLQRRPALHLVIAGSIPERLRGSLDPETVLTRLPVERDRVHFLGFVPDAAIPNLFAAADVLVLPYTIAMSSSGPLALAIGYGLPVLLSAAFQRSFPHAPTFFKLEPGALAESLDAFFDNEDGLRSRSCAFLSELRERRAWPNVVKALREVYETL